A single genomic interval of Pyrus communis chromosome 7, drPyrComm1.1, whole genome shotgun sequence harbors:
- the LOC137738747 gene encoding uncharacterized protein At5g39570-like, with the protein MPYYTHADDAVTDFEEYDPTPYGGGYDIYLTFGRPLDPSDETCHPNSSPTDDFDYDRPQFSSYSEPSAYADEALEDEYTHYARPAHRPGPAVGFNPGGGHPEGEYEGRPQPAYGFQPGGEERPEFGSERPESGYGRKPEYGQPGSEYGSGYQRRPEADEPSSEYTGYGRKPEHEAPESEYGSGHGRKPEYKAPEPEYGSGYGRKPEYKAPEPEYGSGYGRKPEYEAPESEYGSGYGRKPEFEAPPAEFGSGYGRKPSYAEESGYGEEPPRKPSYGEEGSYGEEPPRRPSYGQPSYEAPESEERPSYGRTEFERPGHGEEPPRRTGYGDEPPPPRRTGYGDEPTGYGDVPPPPRRTGYGDEPPPPRRTGYGDEPPPPRRPGYGDEPPPPRMTGYGDEPPPPRPSYGRPSYEGQESGEYEKPSYGRSEEQGYGEEGYGRKKYGNDDSDDDEEKKQRRHKHHHQRKSYDDE; encoded by the exons ATGCCGTACTACACGCACGCCGACGATGCAGTCACTGACTTCGAAGAGTACGATCCGACGCCCTACGGCGGGGGATACGACATTTACCTGACCTTCGGCCGCCCTCTCGACCCGTCCGACGAGACCTGCCACCCCAACTCATCGCCGACTGATGATTTCGATTACGATCGCCCCCAGTTCTCATCGTACTCCGAGCCCTCCGCCTACGCCGACGAGGCTCTCGAAGACGAGTACACACACTACGCCCGACCCGCGCACCGACCCGGACCAGCTGTCGGGTTCAATCCCGGCGGGGGACATCCAGAGGGAGAGTATGAAGGAAGGCCCCAGCCGGCCTATGGTTTCCAGCCTGGTGGGGAGGAGAGGCCCGAGTTCGGATCCGAGAGGCCTGAATCGGGTTATGGTCGGAAGCCCGAGTATGGACAACCAGGTTCGGAATACGGCTCTGGGTATCAACGAAGGCCCGAAGCTGATGAGCCCAGCTCCGAATATACTGGGTACGGTCGGAAGCCGGAACACGAGGCGCCCGAATCGGAGTATGGATCTGGGCACGGGCGAAAGCCCGAGTATAAAGCACCCGAACCCGAGTATGGATCTGGGTACGGGAGAAAGCCCGAGTATAAGGCACCCGAACCCGAGTATGGATCTGGGTACGGGAGAAAGCCCGAGTACGAGGCACCCGAGTCCGAATATGGATCTGGGTACGGGCGAAAGCCCGAGTTTGAGGCACCGCCAGCTGAATTCGGATCTGGCTATGGTCGGAAGCCCAGCTACGCTGAGGAATCTGGTTATGGCGAAGAGCCACCGAGAAAGCCGAGCTATGGTGAGGAGGGTAGTTATGGCGAAGAGCCGCCGAGAAGGCCAAGCTATGGGCAACCCAGCTATGAGGCGCCAGAAAGCGAGGAGAGGCCGAGCTATGGGAGGACCGAGTTTGAGAGGCCGGGTCACGGCGAAGAGCCGCCGCGGAGGACCGGCTATGGAGATGAGCCGCCACCGCCGAGGAGGACCGGCTATGGAGATGAGCCGACCGGTTATGGAGATGTGCCGCCACCGCCAAGGAGGACCGGCTATGGAGATGAGCCGCCACCGCCGAGGAGGACCGGCTATGGAGATGAGCCGCCACCGCCAAGGAGGCCTGGCTATGGAGATGAGCCGCCTCCGCCGAGGATGACCGGTTATGGAGATGAGCCGCCACCCCCGAGGCCTAGCTATGGGAGGCCCAGCTATGAGGGCCAGGAAAGTGGGGAGTATGAGAAGCCCAGCTATGGGAGAAGCGAGGAGCAGGGGTACGGTGAAGAAGGCTATGGTCGCAAGAAATAT GGAAATGACGACTCAGATGACGATGAGGAGAAAAAGCAGCGCCGCCACAAGCACCACCACCAACGCAAGAGCTATGACGATGAGTGA
- the LOC137740318 gene encoding transmembrane emp24 domain-containing protein p24delta9-like yields MSRINFRIILILGLMSTVAHSMRFDLQSGATKCISDDIKSSAMTVGKYAVVNPNEGSPVPDSHKLTVRVTSPHGSNYHYGDHVESGNFAFTAAETGDYSACFWVSDHKPSTTVTIDFDWKTGVAAKDWSNVAKKGQIELMELELKKLYDTVSSIHDEMFYLREREEEMQQLNRSTNSKMAVFSGLSLFVCLSVAGLQLWHLKMFFARKKLL; encoded by the exons ATGTCCCGAATCAATTTTCGTATAATTCTGATTCTGGGGTTAATGTCGACGGTAGCGCATTCCATGCGGTTCGACCTCCAATCGGGCGCCACCAAGTGCATTTCCGACGACATAAAGAGCAGCGCCATGACCGTCGGCAAGTATGCCGTCGTCAACCCCAATGAGGGATCTCCTGTACCTGATTCCCATAAGCTCACTGTCAGG GTGACCTCACCTCATGGAAGTAACTATCACTATGGGGATCATGTGGAGTCGGGAAATTTTGCGTTCACTGCTGCAGAGACTGGTGATTATTCAGCTTGCTTTTGGGTGTCGGATCATAAGCCCTCGACCACGGTGACGATTGATTTTGACTGGAAAACTGGTGTTGCTGCTAAGGACTGGTCCAATGTTGCCAAGAAAGGGCAGATTGAA TTGATGGAACTTGAGCTGAAAAAATTGTATGATACTGTATCATCCATTCATGATGAGATGTTTTATCTACGTGAAAG GGAGGAAGAAATGCAACAACTTAATAGATCAACTAACTCCAAGATGGCGGTTTTTAGCGGCCTTTCGCTTTTTGTATGCCTGTCGGTGGCTGGTTTGCAACTATGGCATCTCAAGATGTTCTTTGCGAGGAAGAAGCTCCTCTAA
- the LOC137738746 gene encoding pentatricopeptide repeat-containing protein At2g20540-like: MPLPGQQQWQASLSFSLAYMAQNCLSMTHLKQIHGRAVVTDLHHHAIVLAKMFRFAAISPAGDLSYAHRLFDQMPQPNTFFYNTLIRGYSKSSSPSESVVLFNQMRLNCVDPDEFTFTFLLKSRSRMKIDAAPIVGSDEIHGIALKFGFCAHLFVQNALIHIYGARGIPVAARRVFDEAVAPDVVSWSGLVIAHVRAGELEFARQVFDEMPERDVVSWTAMISAYSQAKYSREALDLFWEMNREGVMPDEVTMVSVMSACADSADVETGICIHRYIDENGFLWMVSLCNALIDMYAKCGCMDRAWQLFNKMSRKSLVTWNSMISACANHGNADDAFGLFECMTAAGVAPDGVTFLALLVAYTHKGLVDEGLKLFERMQTDYRIEARIEHYGCVVDMLGKAGRLEEAYRLISSMPIRGNDVIWGTMLAACRTYGDADMGERVVNRLLELKPDEGGYYILLRDIYVAAGRTMEANAMRQSMKVNGASKTPGCSWVGA; encoded by the coding sequence ATGCCGCTGCCGGGGCAACAACAATGGCAAGCAAGCCTGAGCTTCAGCCTGGCATACATGGCCCAGAACTGCCTCTCCATGACACACCTCAAGCAAATCCACGGCCGCGCAGTTGTCACAGACCTCCACCACCACGCCATCGTCCTCGCCAAGATGTTCCGTTTCGCCGCCATCTCACCTGCCGGCGACTTAAGCTACGCCCACCGCCTGTTCGACCAAATGCCCCAACCAAACACTTTCTTCTACAATACCCTCATCCGTGGCTACTCTAAAAGCTCGTCTCCTTCCGAATCGGTGGTTCTTTTCAACCAGATGAGGCTTAACTGCGTCGACCCAGATGAGTTTACCTTCACGTTTTTGCTGAAATCGCGGTCAAGGATGAAAATTGATGCTGCTCCGATTGTGGGGTCCGATGAGATTCATGGGATTGCGTTGAAGTTTGGATTTTGCGCCCATTTGTTTGTACAGAACGCATTGATTCATATATATGGGGCGAGAGGGATACCGGTTGCGGCGAGGCGAGTTTTCGATGAGGCGGTGGCTCCTGACGTCGTTTCGTGGTCGGGTTTGGTTATTGCGCATGTGAGAGCGGGGGAATTGGAGTTTGCACGGCAGGTGTTTGATGAGATGCCTGAGAGGGATGTGGTTTCCTGGACTGCTATGATTTCTGCGTATTCCCAAGCAAAGTATTCGAGGGAAGCGCTTGATTTGTTTTGGGAGATGAATCGTGAGGGAGTGATGCCTGATGAAGTCACCATGGTGAGTGTAATGTCAGCGTGTGCAGATTCCGCTGATGTAGAAACGGGGATATGCATCCATCGATATATTGATGAGAACGGGTTTTTGTGGATGGTTTCACTTTGCAATGCGCTGATTGACATGTACGCGAAGTGTGGATGCATGGACCGAGCATGGCAACTGTTCAATAAGATGAGCCGGAAGAGCTTGGTCACTTGGAATTCGATGATTTCAGCATGCGCTAACCATGGCAATGCCGATGATGcatttggtttgtttgagtgcaTGACTGCTGCTGGTGTTGCACCGGATGGTGTCACCTTTTTAGCCCTTTTAGTTGCGTATACACACAAGGGATTAGTAGATGAAGGGCTCAAACTATTCGAGAGAATGCAAACAGACTATAGAATCGAGGCACGAATTGAGCATTATGGTTGTGTGGTTGATATGTTAGGGAAGGCAGGACGACTAGAGGAAGCATACAGATTGATTAGTAGTATGCCAATTCGGGGCAACGATGTTATTTGGGGAACAATGCTTGCAGCTTGCAGAACTTATGGGGATGCTGATATGGGGGAGAGGGTAGTGAACAGGCTGTTAGAGTTGAAACCAGATGAAGGCGGGTACTACATTCTCCTTCGTGATATTTATGTTGCGGCCGGAAGGACAATGGAAGCAAATGCAATGAGGCAAAGCATGAAGGTTAACGGTGCTAGTAAGACTCCCGGATGCAGCTGGGTGGGAGCATAA